A single window of Flavobacterium aestivum DNA harbors:
- a CDS encoding exopolysaccharide transport family protein, with translation MLDIKDFTVFENQPSFDFKSFLIKILSYWKWFLASVLIALMIAYQVNIRKEKIYEIETLISVKEETNPLFTSNTSLVFNWGGASDQIQTISTTLESRSHNELVVDKLQFYIDYLVQGEYNLVDAYGAVPFYVDIDKKQGQVTGNLIGIKFISENEYEIRIPFEGTSASLIHYSDNSHSNTAVVEGEYVKKYKVGEQVSLPFLNWKLQIKDNPGFYKGNEYFVRFNDFDSTVSSYRNINVKSDDKGGSIITLGMQGTNKARMVEYLNSTVKMLIKRQLDSKNQFATNTVNFIDSTLVAMESQLKETGDELKSFRKGKNIYDVEQGGGVKFSDKILDFDVERDAINRKIAYCNSLKAYLKNSVDYSKLPAPSVAGIDDPNIVVNVSKLIALSTQRSEMAYAVKSEKIFRDFDNQMEAVKNVLLENIVTAKSALQYDLATVESKINQTESKIKRLPDDQQELIKIKRKYDLNDNIYSTFLQKRSEADIVKAANLSDIHFIDPAKDIGGGLIGPKTGVNYVLALFLGLLFPLLVIVVGFFINNTIQNPDDISKLTSIPIIGIVGINPENTNLAVFEKPKSALSESFRAIRSSLQFLYKKNNVSGAKTLMITSSVSGEGKTFCSINIATVFALSEKKTVIVGLDLRKPKLFEEFNLTNTVGVVNYLIKDKNLDGIVNHTSVPYLDVILSGPIPPNPSELILSDGMKELIEELKTKYDYIILDTPPVGLVADSLELAEYCDVTLYIVRQNFTKKEMITLLNNRANREELQNTSIILNGFENKAKYGGGYGYGYGYGNGNYSNGYHETEKKKSIFEKIFKNKA, from the coding sequence ATGTTAGATATTAAAGATTTTACTGTTTTTGAAAATCAACCCAGTTTTGATTTTAAGAGTTTTTTAATAAAGATATTAAGTTATTGGAAATGGTTTTTAGCGTCTGTATTAATAGCTTTAATGATTGCGTATCAGGTTAATATACGTAAAGAAAAGATTTATGAAATAGAGACCTTAATTTCGGTAAAAGAAGAAACCAATCCGCTTTTTACTTCAAATACAAGTTTGGTCTTTAATTGGGGAGGTGCTTCAGATCAAATCCAGACTATTTCGACCACTTTAGAATCACGCTCTCATAATGAGTTGGTTGTAGATAAATTACAATTCTATATTGATTATTTGGTACAAGGGGAGTACAATCTTGTAGATGCTTATGGTGCAGTTCCTTTTTATGTAGATATCGATAAAAAGCAAGGACAAGTAACTGGAAATCTTATTGGAATTAAATTTATAAGTGAAAACGAATACGAAATAAGAATTCCCTTCGAGGGAACTTCAGCATCCTTAATTCATTATTCTGATAATAGTCATAGCAATACTGCAGTTGTTGAGGGAGAATATGTTAAAAAATACAAAGTAGGAGAACAGGTTTCTTTGCCTTTTTTGAATTGGAAATTGCAAATTAAAGATAATCCAGGTTTTTATAAAGGGAATGAATACTTTGTTAGATTTAATGATTTTGACTCAACTGTTTCAAGTTATAGAAATATAAATGTTAAATCTGATGACAAAGGAGGTTCTATAATTACCCTAGGAATGCAAGGGACTAATAAAGCCCGAATGGTTGAGTACCTCAATTCAACTGTCAAAATGCTTATAAAAAGACAGTTAGATAGTAAAAACCAGTTTGCAACAAATACCGTTAATTTTATTGATAGTACACTTGTAGCAATGGAGTCTCAACTAAAAGAAACTGGAGATGAGCTAAAATCGTTTAGAAAAGGCAAAAATATTTATGATGTTGAACAGGGAGGAGGCGTTAAATTTTCAGATAAAATTCTTGATTTTGATGTAGAAAGAGATGCAATAAATAGAAAAATAGCTTATTGTAATTCATTAAAAGCATATCTAAAAAACAGTGTAGATTATTCAAAATTACCCGCACCTTCAGTAGCTGGAATAGATGATCCCAATATTGTTGTCAATGTGTCTAAATTAATAGCTCTTTCTACCCAAAGATCGGAAATGGCTTATGCTGTAAAAAGCGAAAAAATATTTAGGGATTTTGATAATCAAATGGAAGCGGTTAAGAATGTTCTATTGGAAAATATAGTTACTGCAAAATCTGCTTTGCAATATGATTTGGCAACAGTGGAGAGCAAAATTAATCAAACAGAAAGCAAGATTAAGCGTCTTCCGGATGATCAGCAAGAATTAATAAAAATCAAACGGAAGTATGATCTAAACGACAATATTTACAGTACCTTTCTTCAAAAAAGGAGTGAGGCCGATATTGTAAAAGCAGCCAATTTATCAGATATTCATTTTATAGATCCAGCAAAGGATATTGGCGGAGGTCTTATTGGGCCTAAGACTGGTGTGAATTATGTGTTAGCTTTATTTCTAGGTTTGTTATTTCCTTTGTTGGTTATCGTTGTTGGTTTTTTTATCAATAATACTATACAAAATCCTGATGATATCAGTAAATTAACAAGTATTCCTATTATTGGTATTGTGGGTATAAATCCTGAAAATACTAATTTGGCGGTATTCGAAAAACCAAAATCTGCTTTGTCAGAATCTTTTAGAGCTATCCGTTCTTCTCTTCAGTTTTTGTACAAAAAGAATAATGTTTCGGGAGCAAAAACATTAATGATAACATCTTCAGTGAGTGGTGAAGGAAAAACATTTTGTTCGATAAACATTGCCACTGTTTTTGCCTTAAGCGAAAAAAAGACAGTAATTGTAGGGTTGGACTTGAGAAAACCAAAGTTGTTTGAAGAATTTAATCTGACCAATACAGTTGGGGTTGTCAATTATTTAATCAAGGATAAAAATTTGGATGGGATTGTCAATCACACTTCGGTTCCTTATCTTGATGTAATATTGTCCGGACCAATACCACCCAATCCTTCTGAATTGATTTTGAGTGATGGAATGAAAGAATTGATAGAAGAACTTAAAACGAAATACGATTATATTATTTTGGATACGCCGCCAGTAGGTTTGGTGGCAGATTCACTCGAGTTGGCTGAATATTGTGATGTTACTTTATATATAGTAAGACAAAATTTTACAAAAAAAGAAATGATAACATTATTAAATAATAGAGCTAATCGGGAGGAGCTTCAAAATACGAGTATTATTTTGAATGGCTTTGAAAATAAAGCCAAGTATGGTGGAGGTTATGGATACGGTTACGGTTATGGAAACGGTAATTATTCTAATGGATATCATGAAACCGAAAAAAAGAAGAGTATTTTTGAGAAAATATTTAAAAATAAAGCGTAG
- a CDS encoding polysaccharide biosynthesis/export family protein, which translates to MNMRLIYTFLLIGVLFTSCIPVKDLVYLQKKANSSGESTIAMIESKPYRLQTHDVLSITIKALDPKLVAIFNPSTTNNGVTTGHSESSLYFDGFTVDDHGNIRIPVLGEMNVMGFTLEEVRVNIEKQLLADYFKENASIFVVVKLAGFRYTINGEVGSTGTKTLFQEKVNVMEAIANAGDITTTGDRKAVTIIRQTPNGTEMKDLDLTDINVINSPYYFLQPNDYIYVKPLKQKTWGTGSTGIQSLTTLITLLSLFTTTYLLLKN; encoded by the coding sequence ATGAACATGCGTTTAATCTATACATTTTTACTTATCGGTGTGTTGTTTACCTCCTGTATTCCAGTAAAGGATTTGGTTTACCTCCAAAAAAAAGCTAATTCTTCCGGTGAAAGCACAATCGCTATGATTGAGTCTAAACCTTATCGTTTACAAACTCATGATGTTTTGAGTATTACGATTAAAGCATTAGATCCTAAACTAGTGGCTATTTTTAATCCTAGTACAACAAATAATGGGGTGACAACAGGACATTCGGAATCTAGTTTGTATTTTGATGGTTTTACAGTTGATGATCATGGGAATATTCGAATTCCAGTTTTAGGAGAGATGAATGTAATGGGATTTACTCTTGAAGAAGTACGTGTTAATATAGAAAAACAATTATTAGCCGACTATTTTAAGGAAAATGCCAGTATTTTTGTGGTGGTTAAATTAGCGGGATTTCGATATACAATAAATGGAGAGGTTGGAAGTACTGGGACCAAAACATTGTTCCAAGAAAAAGTGAATGTGATGGAAGCTATTGCAAATGCAGGAGATATAACTACGACAGGAGATAGAAAGGCGGTAACCATAATTAGACAAACTCCAAATGGAACCGAGATGAAAGATCTAGATTTAACAGATATAAATGTAATAAATTCTCCATACTACTTTTTGCAGCCAAATGATTATATTTATGTAAAACCACTCAAGCAAAAAACATGGGGAACAGGTAGTACAGGAATACAATCTTTGACAACTCTTATTACATTATTGTCTTTATTTACCACTACTTATTTATTGCTAAAAAATTAA
- the recR gene encoding recombination mediator RecR: protein MEFSSKLIEKAVNEMSQLPGIGKRTALRLVLHILKQPKEQASFLAQALVTMREEIKYCNSCHNISDSEVCEICANVNRNRQIICVVEDIRDVMAIENTGQFRGIYHVLGGKISPIDGIGPSQLNINSLIEKVKLGQVSEIIFALSSTMEGDTTNFYIYKQIADLSIIVSTIARGIAVGDELEYADEVTLGRSILQRVPFEKSLKSN, encoded by the coding sequence ATGGAATTTTCTTCAAAACTAATAGAGAAAGCAGTTAATGAAATGTCTCAATTACCTGGAATTGGTAAAAGGACTGCTTTGCGATTGGTTTTACATATTTTAAAACAACCCAAAGAACAAGCCTCATTTTTAGCACAAGCATTAGTTACGATGCGTGAGGAAATTAAATATTGCAACAGTTGTCATAATATATCTGACAGCGAAGTTTGTGAAATTTGTGCCAATGTTAATAGAAATAGACAAATTATTTGTGTAGTTGAAGATATTAGAGATGTGATGGCAATCGAGAATACAGGTCAATTTAGGGGAATTTATCATGTTTTAGGAGGTAAAATTTCGCCTATTGATGGGATAGGACCAAGTCAGCTCAATATTAATTCATTGATAGAGAAAGTCAAGTTGGGTCAGGTTAGTGAAATAATATTTGCGTTAAGCTCAACAATGGAAGGAGATACGACCAATTTTTATATCTATAAACAAATCGCGGATTTATCAATTATTGTTTCGACAATTGCACGGGGAATAGCAGTTGGAGATGAATTAGAATACGCAGATGAAGTGACTCTAGGCAGAAGTATATTACAAAGAGTACCGTTTGAAAAATCTTTAAAATCCAATTAA
- a CDS encoding CoA-binding protein, with translation MTKNKKTLVLGATTKSERAAFKAIEMLVEKGHSVLALGQNMGEVAGVKIKTKAIPIKNIDTVSLYINPTHQKEYYNYIVEAKPKRVIFNPGTENPEFYQLLKLNNIKVEVACVLTLLTLNKY, from the coding sequence ATGACAAAAAATAAAAAAACCTTAGTTCTTGGAGCTACTACAAAATCTGAAAGAGCAGCTTTTAAAGCCATTGAAATGTTGGTTGAAAAAGGACATTCTGTTCTGGCTTTAGGACAGAATATGGGAGAAGTGGCAGGCGTTAAAATTAAGACTAAGGCGATTCCAATAAAAAATATAGATACAGTAAGTTTATATATAAATCCAACACACCAAAAAGAGTATTACAATTATATTGTAGAAGCAAAACCCAAACGCGTGATCTTTAATCCTGGAACTGAAAACCCAGAGTTTTATCAATTGTTGAAATTAAATAATATAAAGGTAGAAGTGGCATGTGTTCTTACTTTATTGACTTTAAATAAGTATTAA